One Pseudochaenichthys georgianus chromosome 4, fPseGeo1.2, whole genome shotgun sequence DNA window includes the following coding sequences:
- the cracd gene encoding capping protein inhibiting regulator of actin dynamics isoform X1, producing MSQENVSDKVRNLQKQIAQGIKFGQRPPSLRKSEGDEGSSDEEEVPRSPLKVLAQVEAEPAITEPKVQGAHQVGPHSTPVKSPRSKRVLPPTGTIESINLDSVPQSVPRLDNTAARHKLSVKPKNQRISRKHRRFTQDLQEVDIPGVLQEDFEAAGFSTDAQRRASVESLGSFKKQRLHEEERQETRRRRDLEEQRLRQEEEERRKRAAEELRLRQLEEERCRKQQEEKERKLREETERRRIEEERRIREEDEKRRREEEERIRREEEERRVREEERRRMEEQRRKEEEEEARRQQQELEAEKKRKLREEEEQRKKKEEVKKLRLHEIEEKKRLETERMRKEEEEQRKAEEVRWREMEERQRPFSFKVSSGDKQILFQKVNLTPVTPASSYQSAAAAERRESASSSEGPESPNLPTSPFVPHTAILVTGAQLCGTAVNMDQIKDSACKSLLGLGEDRKAQGTPPTKSKTSPDRKSGKTKSLNESSLSTDQSVLAEWASIRSKIFKGVEEGKYDEQQEQSKNQPQPGSEDTPAFSHTNLRKTMSASAKFSITPAKKKFGDSNRNSEVFGAEEKEAGEEGSSPESPIAASPAPSSKPQNRTSKTVRIVERGSEECMFAKDLPSFLVPSPGAKPEAAELKSRGRSETGASESGEEGEEGGQEGDDNPSPFGIKLRRTNFSLRFHSEQSTEKRKKRYSAGDSFDGVPSPLTPMETDSDTSSVFSDKSISPSSPQKEGAAGRYSHASSSPAVPRAKPGKSSSSSTHSEGEKVLSKPPIYRRPTTSPKPSGAVPTPPPSPLPKEVHVVDAVIQRTGAAESSSQEQTLRSEEHSAVAQLHRSSQSQVREEEEPKEKRSFFPSINIPWREKTDRKAELIKKEKPSLQSRHSLDSSKVQEKEGPLWITLALQKQKGFRDQQQNRDDRRSHREAKLAEKQGRDSITLSPTESRGSGSTSPSSKPQTPEKPKRPDSLLGRFERREHLKKANTLPSSVTVEIADSTPSPPAVKEVSKRFPSSDSPQVSTEPAWLALAKRKAKAWSDCPQIIK from the exons ATGTCCCAGGAAAACGTCTCGGATAAAGTCAGGAATCTGCAG AAGCAGATAGCACAAGGTATAAAGTTTGGCCAGAGACCTCCTTCTTTAAGGAAAAGCGAGGGAGATGAGGGAAGTTCGGATGAGGAAGAGGTCCCTCGGAGTCCTCTGAAGGTTCTGGCCCAGGTAGAAGCCGAGCCAGCAATCACAGAGCCCAAG GTCCAGGGGGCTCATCAAGTCGGACCTCACAGCACCCCAGTGAAGTCACCCAGGTCCAAACGAGTTCTTCCGCCCACTGGTACCATTGAGTCCATCAATCTGGACTCTGTTCCACAGTCTGTTCCTCGCCTGGACAACACTGCTGCCAGGCATAAGCTGTCAGTCAAACCCAAAAACCAGAGGATTTCCCGCAAACACCGACGGTTTACACAG GACCTCCAGGAAGTTGATATTCCTGGTGTGTTGCAAGAGGATTTCGAAGCAGCAGGTTTCTCCACAGACGCCCAACGCAGAGCATCAGTTGAGTCCCTAGGAAGCTTCAAGAAACAGAGACTACatgaggaggagagacaggagacgaggaggaggagggacctGGAGGAGCAGAGACTcagacaggaggaggaggagaggaggaagagagcagcagaggagctgAGGCTGCGTCAACTAGAGGAGGAGAGGTGTCGTAAACAGcaggaggagaaagagagaaagcttAGAGAAGAGACGGAGAGGAGGAGGATTGAAGAGGAGAGAAGAATTCGAGAGGAAGATGAAAAGAGGCGACGAGAGGAGGAAGAGCGGATtcgaagggaggaggaggaaaggagggtgcgggaggaggagaggagacgaatggaggagcagaggaggaaagaggaagaggaagaagcgAGGAGGCAGCAGCAGGAGCTCGAAGCTGAGAAGAAGAGGAAGctaagagaggaggaagagcagaGGAAGAAAAAGGAGGAAGTGAAGAAGCTGAGGTTGCATGAGattgaagaaaagaaaaggttggaaacagagaggatgaggaaggaggaggaggagcagaggaAGGCTGAGGAGGTGCGCTGGAGGGAGATGGAGGAGAGACAGAGGCCTTTCTCTTTTAAAGTTTCCTCTGGAGATAAACAGATTTTGTTCCAGAAGGTCAACCTGACGCCTGTAACGCCGGCGTCCAGCTACCAGAGCGCTGCTGCAGCCGAGCGAAGAGAGAGCGCGTCCTCCTCTGAAGGACCAGAGTCCCCCAACCTGCCAACGTCTCCATTCGTCCCCCACACCGCCATCCTGGTGACGGGCGCCCAGCTCTGTGGGACGGCCGTCAATATGGACCAGATCAAAGACAGCGCCTGCAAGTCTCTGCTGGGTTTGGGAGAGGACAGGAAGGCCCAGGGAACACCGCCGACCAAGAGCAAGACCTCGCCGGACCGCAAGTCTGGCAAAACCAAGTCCCTCAACGAGTCCTCGCTCTCTACAGACCAGTCTGTCCTGGCAGAATGGGCGAGCATCAGATCAAAGATATTCAAGGGGGTGGAGGAGGGGAAATACGACGAACAGCAAGAACAGAGCAAGAACCAGCCTCAGCCCGGCAGCGAAGACACGCCTGCGTTCTCCCACACCAACCTCAGGAAGACCATGTCCGCCAGCGCCAAGTTCTCCATCACTCCTGCGAAGAAGAAGTTTGGAGATTCCAACAGGAACTCTGAGGTGTTTGGTGCCGAGGAAaaggaagcaggagaggagggtTCTTCGCCTGAAAGCCCCATCGCAGCCTCCCCGGCCCCAAGCAGCAAACCTCAGAACAGGACGAGTAAAACCGTCCGAATCGTAGAAAGAGGGTCAGAGGAGTGTATGTTTGCCAAAGACCTCCCCTCTTTCCTGGTTCCTAGCCCTGGAGCTAAACCTGAGGCGGCAGAGTTGAAGAGCAGGGGTCGAAGTGAGACGGGGGCGTCTGAAagtggagaggagggagaggagggaggccaGGAAGGCGACGACAATCCTTCGCCTTTCGGCATAAAGCTGAGGAGGACCAACTTCTCCCTCCGCTTTCACAGCGAACAGTCCACTGAGAAAAGGAAGAAGCGCTACAGTGCTGGGGACAGCTTTGACGGCGTCCCCTCCCCGCTCACCCCCATGGAGACAGACTCTGATACCTCCTCTGTCTTTTCTGACAAATCCATTAGCCCATCATCTCCGCAGAAAGAAGGCGCGGCGGGCAGGTACTCACACGCATCTTCCTCCCCCGCTGTGCCTCGGGCGAAACCTGGAAAGTCTTCCAGCTCTAGCACACACAGCGAAGGTGAGAAGGTGCTTTCCAAGCCACCCATCTACAGAAGACCAACCACGTCACCCAAACCAAGTGGAGCCGTCCCCACCCCTCCCCCGTCGCCGCTGCCTAAGGAGGTCCATGTTGTTGACGCTGTGATTCAGAGGACAGGGGCCGCAGAGTCGTCCAGCCAGGAGCAGACCCTCAGGAGCGAGGAACATTCAGCGGTGGCTCAGCTTCACCGCAGCAGCCAGAGCCAGGTccgagaggaggaggagccgaAGGAGAAGAGATCCTTCTTCCCCTCCATCAACATCCCCTGGAgagagaagacagacaggaaggcaGAGCTCATCAAGAAAG AAAAACCATCCTTACAGAGCAGGCACTCACTGGACAGTTCGAAGGTCCAGGAGAAGGAGGGGCCCCTGTGGATCACACTGGCTCTGCAGAAGCAGAAGGGCTTCAGAGACCAGCAGCAGAACAGAGACGACCGCCGCAGCCACAGAGAGGCCAAACTGGCTGAGAAACAGGGCAGAGACAGT ATTACGCTGAGCCCCACAGAGAGCAGAGGAAGCGGCAGCACCAGTCCGTCCTCTAAACCTCAGACCCCAGAGAAGCCCAAGAGACCGGATAGCCTGCTGGGACGCTTTGAGAGGCGAGAACACCTGAAGAAAGCCAACACCTTACCCAGCTCTGTCACAG TTGAGATTGCAGACTCAACACCGTCGCCCCCTGCTGTCAAGGAGGTGTCAAAGCGCTTCCCCTCCAGTGACTCTCCACAGGTCTCCACGGAGCCGGCCTGGCTGGCCCTGGCCAAGAGGAAGGCCAAAGCCTGGAGCGACTGTCCTCAGATCATAAAATAA
- the cracd gene encoding capping protein inhibiting regulator of actin dynamics isoform X2 has translation MSQENVSDKVRNLQKQIAQGIKFGQRPPSLRKSEGDEGSSDEEEVPRSPLKVLAQVEAEPAITEPKQVQGAHQVGPHSTPVKSPRSKRVLPPTGTIESINLDSVPQSVPRLDNTAARHKLSVKPKNQRISRKHRRFTQDLQEVDIPGVLQEDFEAAGFSTDAQRRASVESLGSFKKQRLHEEERQETRRRRDLEEQRLRQEEEERRKRAAEELRLRQLEEERCRKQQEEKERKLREETERRRIEEERRIREEDEKRRREEEERIRREEEERRVREEERRRMEEQRRKEEEEEARRQQQELEAEKKRKLREEEEQRKKKEEVKKLRLHEIEEKKRLETERMRKEEEEQRKAEEVRWREMEERQRPFSFKVSSGDKQILFQKVNLTPVTPASSYQSAAAAERRESASSSEGPESPNLPTSPFVPHTAILVTGAQLCGTAVNMDQIKDSACKSLLGLGEDRKAQGTPPTKSKTSPDRKSGKTKSLNESSLSTDQSVLAEWASIRSKIFKGVEEGKYDEQQEQSKNQPQPGSEDTPAFSHTNLRKTMSASAKFSITPAKKKFGDSNRNSEVFGAEEKEAGEEGSSPESPIAASPAPSSKPQNRTSKTVRIVERGSEECMFAKDLPSFLVPSPGAKPEAAELKSRGRSETGASESGEEGEEGGQEGDDNPSPFGIKLRRTNFSLRFHSEQSTEKRKKRYSAGDSFDGVPSPLTPMETDSDTSSVFSDKSISPSSPQKEGAAGRYSHASSSPAVPRAKPGKSSSSSTHSEGEKVLSKPPIYRRPTTSPKPSGAVPTPPPSPLPKEVHVVDAVIQRTGAAESSSQEQTLRSEEHSAVAQLHRSSQSQVREEEEPKEKRSFFPSINIPWREKTDRKAELIKKEKPSLQSRHSLDSSKVQEKEGPLWITLALQKQKGFRDQQQNRDDRRSHREAKLAEKQGRDSITLSPTESRGSGSTSPSSKPQTPEKPKRPDSLLGRFERREHLKKANTLPSSVTVEIADSTPSPPAVKEVSKRFPSSDSPQVSTEPAWLALAKRKAKAWSDCPQIIK, from the exons ATGTCCCAGGAAAACGTCTCGGATAAAGTCAGGAATCTGCAG AAGCAGATAGCACAAGGTATAAAGTTTGGCCAGAGACCTCCTTCTTTAAGGAAAAGCGAGGGAGATGAGGGAAGTTCGGATGAGGAAGAGGTCCCTCGGAGTCCTCTGAAGGTTCTGGCCCAGGTAGAAGCCGAGCCAGCAATCACAGAGCCCAAG CAGGTCCAGGGGGCTCATCAAGTCGGACCTCACAGCACCCCAGTGAAGTCACCCAGGTCCAAACGAGTTCTTCCGCCCACTGGTACCATTGAGTCCATCAATCTGGACTCTGTTCCACAGTCTGTTCCTCGCCTGGACAACACTGCTGCCAGGCATAAGCTGTCAGTCAAACCCAAAAACCAGAGGATTTCCCGCAAACACCGACGGTTTACACAG GACCTCCAGGAAGTTGATATTCCTGGTGTGTTGCAAGAGGATTTCGAAGCAGCAGGTTTCTCCACAGACGCCCAACGCAGAGCATCAGTTGAGTCCCTAGGAAGCTTCAAGAAACAGAGACTACatgaggaggagagacaggagacgaggaggaggagggacctGGAGGAGCAGAGACTcagacaggaggaggaggagaggaggaagagagcagcagaggagctgAGGCTGCGTCAACTAGAGGAGGAGAGGTGTCGTAAACAGcaggaggagaaagagagaaagcttAGAGAAGAGACGGAGAGGAGGAGGATTGAAGAGGAGAGAAGAATTCGAGAGGAAGATGAAAAGAGGCGACGAGAGGAGGAAGAGCGGATtcgaagggaggaggaggaaaggagggtgcgggaggaggagaggagacgaatggaggagcagaggaggaaagaggaagaggaagaagcgAGGAGGCAGCAGCAGGAGCTCGAAGCTGAGAAGAAGAGGAAGctaagagaggaggaagagcagaGGAAGAAAAAGGAGGAAGTGAAGAAGCTGAGGTTGCATGAGattgaagaaaagaaaaggttggaaacagagaggatgaggaaggaggaggaggagcagaggaAGGCTGAGGAGGTGCGCTGGAGGGAGATGGAGGAGAGACAGAGGCCTTTCTCTTTTAAAGTTTCCTCTGGAGATAAACAGATTTTGTTCCAGAAGGTCAACCTGACGCCTGTAACGCCGGCGTCCAGCTACCAGAGCGCTGCTGCAGCCGAGCGAAGAGAGAGCGCGTCCTCCTCTGAAGGACCAGAGTCCCCCAACCTGCCAACGTCTCCATTCGTCCCCCACACCGCCATCCTGGTGACGGGCGCCCAGCTCTGTGGGACGGCCGTCAATATGGACCAGATCAAAGACAGCGCCTGCAAGTCTCTGCTGGGTTTGGGAGAGGACAGGAAGGCCCAGGGAACACCGCCGACCAAGAGCAAGACCTCGCCGGACCGCAAGTCTGGCAAAACCAAGTCCCTCAACGAGTCCTCGCTCTCTACAGACCAGTCTGTCCTGGCAGAATGGGCGAGCATCAGATCAAAGATATTCAAGGGGGTGGAGGAGGGGAAATACGACGAACAGCAAGAACAGAGCAAGAACCAGCCTCAGCCCGGCAGCGAAGACACGCCTGCGTTCTCCCACACCAACCTCAGGAAGACCATGTCCGCCAGCGCCAAGTTCTCCATCACTCCTGCGAAGAAGAAGTTTGGAGATTCCAACAGGAACTCTGAGGTGTTTGGTGCCGAGGAAaaggaagcaggagaggagggtTCTTCGCCTGAAAGCCCCATCGCAGCCTCCCCGGCCCCAAGCAGCAAACCTCAGAACAGGACGAGTAAAACCGTCCGAATCGTAGAAAGAGGGTCAGAGGAGTGTATGTTTGCCAAAGACCTCCCCTCTTTCCTGGTTCCTAGCCCTGGAGCTAAACCTGAGGCGGCAGAGTTGAAGAGCAGGGGTCGAAGTGAGACGGGGGCGTCTGAAagtggagaggagggagaggagggaggccaGGAAGGCGACGACAATCCTTCGCCTTTCGGCATAAAGCTGAGGAGGACCAACTTCTCCCTCCGCTTTCACAGCGAACAGTCCACTGAGAAAAGGAAGAAGCGCTACAGTGCTGGGGACAGCTTTGACGGCGTCCCCTCCCCGCTCACCCCCATGGAGACAGACTCTGATACCTCCTCTGTCTTTTCTGACAAATCCATTAGCCCATCATCTCCGCAGAAAGAAGGCGCGGCGGGCAGGTACTCACACGCATCTTCCTCCCCCGCTGTGCCTCGGGCGAAACCTGGAAAGTCTTCCAGCTCTAGCACACACAGCGAAGGTGAGAAGGTGCTTTCCAAGCCACCCATCTACAGAAGACCAACCACGTCACCCAAACCAAGTGGAGCCGTCCCCACCCCTCCCCCGTCGCCGCTGCCTAAGGAGGTCCATGTTGTTGACGCTGTGATTCAGAGGACAGGGGCCGCAGAGTCGTCCAGCCAGGAGCAGACCCTCAGGAGCGAGGAACATTCAGCGGTGGCTCAGCTTCACCGCAGCAGCCAGAGCCAGGTccgagaggaggaggagccgaAGGAGAAGAGATCCTTCTTCCCCTCCATCAACATCCCCTGGAgagagaagacagacaggaaggcaGAGCTCATCAAGAAAG AAAAACCATCCTTACAGAGCAGGCACTCACTGGACAGTTCGAAGGTCCAGGAGAAGGAGGGGCCCCTGTGGATCACACTGGCTCTGCAGAAGCAGAAGGGCTTCAGAGACCAGCAGCAGAACAGAGACGACCGCCGCAGCCACAGAGAGGCCAAACTGGCTGAGAAACAGGGCAGAGACAGT ATTACGCTGAGCCCCACAGAGAGCAGAGGAAGCGGCAGCACCAGTCCGTCCTCTAAACCTCAGACCCCAGAGAAGCCCAAGAGACCGGATAGCCTGCTGGGACGCTTTGAGAGGCGAGAACACCTGAAGAAAGCCAACACCTTACCCAGCTCTGTCACAG TTGAGATTGCAGACTCAACACCGTCGCCCCCTGCTGTCAAGGAGGTGTCAAAGCGCTTCCCCTCCAGTGACTCTCCACAGGTCTCCACGGAGCCGGCCTGGCTGGCCCTGGCCAAGAGGAAGGCCAAAGCCTGGAGCGACTGTCCTCAGATCATAAAATAA